From a single Mesorhizobium shangrilense genomic region:
- a CDS encoding TIGR02117 family protein has translation MKKLARFLGLALIVAVLAVTLGTLVPRPLWATAGDKPTATRHILVLKNPIHTDIAIPVDDSVRQRFHFLIDGGIPTDMPEVRYIVFGWGGRAFYLETPTWSELKAVPVMKALTVDTSVMHVDVAGDISEPHPDVAGFDIGEDRFAALLDFIEASFQQGPNGPIHIENAKYSNFDGFFEANGHFNALVGCNTWTAAALRTAGLRTGWWNPLPVSLGLSMRLYN, from the coding sequence ATGAAAAAGCTGGCACGGTTTCTTGGCCTTGCGCTGATCGTTGCAGTGCTCGCGGTGACGCTGGGCACGCTGGTGCCGCGACCGCTCTGGGCAACAGCCGGCGACAAACCCACAGCGACGCGTCATATCCTGGTATTGAAGAACCCCATCCACACCGACATCGCGATTCCTGTTGATGACAGCGTGCGACAGCGCTTCCATTTCCTGATCGATGGCGGCATTCCCACCGACATGCCGGAAGTCCGCTACATCGTCTTTGGCTGGGGCGGCCGCGCCTTCTATCTGGAGACGCCGACCTGGTCGGAACTGAAGGCCGTGCCGGTGATGAAGGCCCTGACTGTCGATACCTCAGTCATGCATGTCGATGTCGCCGGCGATATCTCGGAGCCTCATCCCGATGTTGCCGGCTTCGACATCGGCGAGGACCGGTTCGCGGCGCTGCTCGATTTCATCGAGGCGAGTTTCCAGCAGGGGCCGAACGGCCCCATCCATATCGAGAACGCTAAATACTCGAATTTCGATGGCTTCTTCGAAGCCAACGGTCATTTCAACGCGCTGGTCGGCTGCAACACCTGGACGGCGGCGGCGCTACGAACCGCCGGTCTGCGCACCGGCTGGTGGAATCCGCTGCCGGTTTCGCTCGGCCTGTCGATGCGGCTTTACAATTAA
- a CDS encoding amino acid ABC transporter ATP-binding protein, which translates to MQISTTDVAIDIIAMHKWYGEFHVLKDINLKVMRGERIVICGPSGSGKSTMIRCINRLEEHQKGKIIVDGKELTNDLKKIDEVRREVGMVFQHFNLFPHLTILENCTLAPIWVRKTPKKQAEEIAMHFLKRVKIPEQANKYPGQLSGGQQQRVAIARSLCMNPRIMLFDEPTSALDPEMIKEVLETMVGLAEEGMTMLCVTHEMGFARKVANRVIFMDQGQIVEQNTPAEFFDHPRHERTKLFLSQILH; encoded by the coding sequence ATGCAGATTTCAACCACCGATGTCGCCATCGATATCATCGCCATGCACAAATGGTATGGCGAGTTCCATGTGCTGAAGGACATCAACCTGAAGGTCATGCGCGGCGAGCGCATCGTCATCTGCGGCCCGTCGGGGTCGGGCAAATCGACGATGATCCGCTGCATCAACCGGCTGGAAGAGCACCAGAAGGGCAAGATCATCGTCGACGGCAAGGAGCTCACCAACGATCTCAAGAAGATCGACGAGGTGCGCCGCGAGGTCGGCATGGTGTTCCAGCACTTCAACCTGTTTCCGCACCTGACCATCCTGGAAAACTGCACGCTGGCGCCGATCTGGGTGCGCAAGACGCCGAAGAAGCAGGCCGAGGAAATCGCCATGCATTTCCTCAAGCGCGTCAAGATTCCCGAACAGGCCAACAAATATCCTGGCCAGCTTTCCGGTGGTCAGCAGCAGCGCGTGGCGATTGCCCGCTCGCTGTGCATGAACCCGCGCATCATGCTGTTCGATGAGCCGACCTCGGCGCTCGACCCGGAGATGATCAAGGAAGTGCTGGAGACGATGGTCGGCCTCGCCGAAGAGGGCATGACCATGCTGTGTGTCACCCATGAAATGGGCTTTGCCCGCAAGGTCGCCAACCGGGTGATCTTCATGGATCAGGGCCAAATCGTCGAGCAGAACACGCCGGCCGAGTTCTTCGACCATCCGCGCCATGAGCGCACGAAACTGTTCCTGTCGCAGATCCTGCACTAG
- a CDS encoding amino acid ABC transporter permease: protein MQEHDTSWVRTEMASAQTAPLSERGIVAWARKNLFASTGDTVLTIVGILLVALFLPPLLDWAFVQAQWTGNDRTFCATVAQGGIQPNGWSGACWAFVNTKFPQFLFGRYTVEERWRPILVAILFVALLVPMLMPKVPRKGLNAIVLFFVFPIVAFILLVGGMFGLPHVETSLWGGLLVTLTISFVGIAVSLPFGIVLALGRRSRMPVVKTLCVVFIETVRGVPLITVLFMATIMLPYFLPPGVNFDKFLRALVGVALFSSAYMAEVVRGGLQAIPKGQYEGADSLGFGYWQKMGLIVLPQALKLVIPGIVNTFIGMFKDTSLVYIIGMFDLLGVVRQNFSDPAWASPQTPISGLVFAAFIFWLFCFGMSRYSMFTERRLDTGHKR from the coding sequence ATGCAGGAACATGACACGTCCTGGGTGCGCACCGAGATGGCATCGGCGCAAACCGCCCCGCTGAGCGAACGTGGAATTGTCGCCTGGGCGCGCAAGAACCTTTTTGCCTCCACCGGCGACACGGTTCTGACCATAGTCGGCATCTTGCTGGTCGCTTTGTTCCTGCCACCGCTTCTGGACTGGGCGTTCGTCCAGGCGCAATGGACCGGCAACGATCGCACCTTCTGCGCCACGGTGGCGCAGGGCGGCATCCAGCCTAACGGGTGGTCCGGCGCCTGCTGGGCCTTCGTCAACACCAAGTTCCCGCAATTCCTGTTCGGACGCTATACGGTCGAAGAGCGGTGGAGACCGATCCTGGTCGCCATCCTGTTCGTCGCTTTGCTCGTGCCGATGCTGATGCCCAAAGTGCCGCGCAAGGGGCTCAATGCCATCGTGCTGTTTTTCGTGTTCCCGATTGTCGCCTTCATCCTGCTGGTCGGCGGCATGTTTGGTTTACCCCATGTCGAGACGTCGTTGTGGGGTGGGCTCCTGGTGACGCTGACGATCTCGTTTGTCGGTATCGCCGTCTCCTTGCCTTTCGGCATCGTGCTGGCGCTTGGCCGTCGCTCGAGGATGCCGGTGGTGAAGACGCTTTGTGTTGTCTTCATCGAGACCGTGCGTGGCGTGCCGCTGATCACGGTGCTGTTCATGGCGACGATCATGCTGCCTTATTTCCTGCCGCCGGGCGTGAACTTCGACAAGTTCCTGCGCGCGCTGGTTGGTGTTGCGTTGTTCTCCTCGGCCTACATGGCCGAGGTGGTGCGCGGCGGATTGCAGGCCATTCCCAAAGGGCAGTACGAGGGCGCCGATTCGCTCGGTTTCGGCTATTGGCAGAAGATGGGCCTGATCGTGCTGCCGCAGGCGCTCAAGCTCGTCATTCCCGGCATCGTCAACACCTTCATCGGCATGTTCAAGGACACCAGCCTGGTCTACATTATCGGCATGTTCGATCTGCTCGGAGTGGTCCGCCAGAACTTCTCGGACCCGGCATGGGCCTCGCCACAGACGCCGATTTCGGGCCTGGTCTTTGCGGCCTTCATCTTCTGGCTGTTCTGTTTCGGCATGTCGCGCTACTCAATGTTCACCGAACGCCGACTCGACACCGGCCACAAACGCTAA